A section of the Halichoerus grypus chromosome 11, mHalGry1.hap1.1, whole genome shotgun sequence genome encodes:
- the LRFN4 gene encoding leucine-rich repeat and fibronectin type-III domain-containing protein 4 — MAPPLLLLLLASGAAACPLPCVCQNLSESLSTLCAHRGLLFVPPNVDRRTVELRLADNFIQALGPPDFRNMTGLVDLTLSRNAITRIGARAFGDLESLRSLHLDGNRLAELGAGSLRGPVNLQHLILSGNQLGRISPGAFDDFLDSLEDLDLSYNNLRQVPWAGIGAMPALHTLNLDHNLIDALPPGAFAQLSQLSRLDLTSNRLATLAPDPLFSRGRDAEASPAPLVLSFSGNPLHCNCELLWLRRLARPDDLETCASPPGLAGRYFWAVPEGEFSCEPPLIARHTQRLWVLEGQRATLRCRALGDPAPTMHWVGPDDRLVGNSSRARAFPNGTLEIGVTGSGDAGGYTCIATNPAGEATAQVELRVLALPHGGNGSAEGGRPGPSDIAASARTAAEGEGTLESEPAVQVTEVTATSGLVSWGPGRPADPVWMFQIQYNSSEDETLIYRIVPASSHHFLLKHLVPGADYDLCLLALSPAAGPSNLTATRLLGCAHFSTLPAAPLCHALQAHVLGGTLTVAVGGVLVAALLVFTVALLVRGRGAGNGRLPLKLSHVQSQTNGGPSPTPKAHPPRSPPPRPQRSCSLDLGDAGGCYGYARRLGGAWARRSHSVHGGLLGAGCRGAGGSTEQLEESVV, encoded by the exons ATGGCCCCCCCACTCCTGCTACTGCTGCTGGCCAGTGGAGCGGCCGCCTGCCCGCTGCCCTGTGTCTGCCAGAACCTGTCCGAGTCGCTCAGCACCCTCTGTGCCCACCGAGGCCTGCTGTTTGTGCCGCCCAACGTGGACCGGCGCACCGTGGAGCTGCGGCTGGCTGACAACTTCATCCAGGCCTTGGGGCCGCCAGACTTCCGGAACATGACGGGGCTGGTGGACCTGACACTGTCCCGCAATGCCATCACCCGCATCGGGGCCCGCGCTTTTGGGGACCTGGAGAGCCTGCGCTCCCTGCACCTGGATGGCAACAGGCTGGCGGAGCTGGGCGCCGGCAGCCTCCGGGGCCCGGTCAACTTGCAGCACCTCATTCTCAGCGGCAACCAGCTGGGCCGCATCTCGCCTGGGGCCTTCGACGACTTCCTGGACAGCCTGGAGGACCTGGACTTGTCCTACAACAACCTGCGGCAGGTGCCCTGGGCTGGCATCGGCGCCATGCCCGCCCTCCACACCCTCAACCTGGACCACAACCTCATCGACGCGCTGCCCCCGGGCGCCTTCGCCCAGCTCAGCCAGCTCTCCCGCCTCGACCTCACCTCCAACCGCCTGGCCACGCTGGCCCCCGACCCGCTCTTTTCCCGGGGGCGCGACGCGGAGGCCTCGCCCGCCCCCCTGGTGCTGAGCTTCAGCGGGAACCCCCTGCACTGCAACTGTGAGCTCCTGTGGCTACGGCGGCTGGCGCGGCCCGACGACCTGGAGACGTGCGCCTCCCCGCCGGGCCTGGCCGGCCGCTACTTCTGGGCCGTGCCCGAGGGCGAGTTCTCCTGCGAGCCACCCCTCATTGCGCGCCACACGCAGCGCCTCTGGGTGCTGGAGGGCCAGCGGGCCACGCTGCGGTGCCGGGCGCTCGGCGACCCCGCGCCCACCATGCACTGGGTCGGCCCCGATGACCGGCTGGTTGGCAACTCCTCCCGAGCCCGGGCTTTCCCCAACGGGACCCTGGAGATTGGGGTGACGGGCTCTGGGGATGCAGGGGGCTACACCTGCATTGCCACCAACCCTGCCGGGGAGGCCACAGCCCAGGTGGAGCTCCGGGTGCTGGCCCTGCCCCATGGCGGGAACGGCAGCGCGGAGGGGGGCCGCCCGGGGCCCTCGGACATTGCTGCCTCGGCCCGCACTGCTGCCGAGGGCGAGGGGACACTAGAGTCTGAGCCAGCTGTGCAGGTGACGGAAGTGACCGCAACCTCAGGGCTGGTGAGCTGGGGGCCGGGGCGGCCAGCAGACCCCGTGTGGATGTTCCAAATCCAGTACAACAGCAGCGAGGACGAGACCCTCATCTACCG GATTGTCCCGGCCTCCAGCCACCACTTCCTGCTGAAGCACCTAGTCCCTGGTGCCGACTATGACCTCTGCCTGCTGGCCCTGTCACCCGCCGCTGGGCCTTCCAACCTCACAGCTACCAGGCTGCTGGGCTGTGCCCACTTCTCCACGCTACCGGCTGCACCCCTGTGCCACGCCCTGCAGGCCCACGTGCTGGGCGGGACCCTGACCGTGGCCGTGGGGGGCGTGCTGGTGGCTGCCTTACTGGTCTTCACTGTGGCCTTGCTGGTtcggggccggggggccgggaATGGCCGCCTTCCCCTCAAGCTCAGCCACGTCCAATCCCAGACCAATGGaggccccagccccactcccaagGCCCACCCGCCAAGGAGCCCACCACCTCGGCCGCAACGCAGCTGCTCCCTGGACCTGGGAGACGCCGGCGGGTGCTACGGCTACGCCAGGCGCCTTGGAGGGGCCTGGGCCCGGAGGAGCCACTCTGTGCACGGGGGGCTGCTCGGGGCAGGGTgccggggggccgggggcagCACGGAGCAGCTGGAGGAGAGTGTGGTGTGA
- the RCE1 gene encoding CAAX prenyl protease 2 isoform X1, protein MAALGGDGLRLLSVSRPERQPESAALGGPGPGLCCWVSVFSCLSLACSYVGSLYVWKSELPRDHPAVIKRRFTSVLVVSSLSPLCVLLWRELTGIQPGTSLLTLMGFRLEGIFPAALLPLLLTMILFLGPLMQLSMDCPCDLADGLKVVLAPRSWARCLTDMRWLRNQVIAPLTEELVFRACMLPMLAPCTGLGPAVFTCPLFFGVAHFHHIFEQLRFRQSSVGSIFLSAVLGQEEHAGVVTRGLPVSSVPVLLHSCLRCLHCFPLHPNRTPDWAGSLPLLLQLHGLSCRVCSPGASAEAAPAGRLCSGCGTLPASAPAPHGPQALRQPSPLCAFGAGRGLRGSPVLLTHAPDPCSDELSRAPQPLPTKGYCRGGAGWGPRDLRNFCRGLKPELVESQGPRERSRYPKGAAPLQRRLRNSWE, encoded by the exons ATGGCGGCGCTGGGCGGGGATGGGCTGCGCCTGCTGTCGGTATCGCGGCCGGAGCGGCAGCCCGAGTCGGCGGCTCTGGGCGGTCCAGGCCCTGGGCTGTGCTGCTGGGTGTCAGTGTTCTCCTGTCTTAGCCTTGCCTGCTCCTACGTGGGCAGCCTCTACGTCTGGAAGAGTGAGCTGCCCAG GGACCATCCTGCCGTCATCAAGCGGCGTTTCACTAGCGTCTTGGTGGTGTCCAGTCTCTCGCCCCTCTGCGTGCTACTCTGGAGAGAACTCACAGGCATCCAG CCAGGCACATCCCTGCTCACCCTGATGGGCTTCAGGCTGGAGGGCATTTTCCCAGCAGCACTGCTACCCCTGCTGCTGACCATG ATCCTTTTCCTGGGCCCACTGATGCAGCTCTCTATGGATTGCCCATGTGATCTGGCAGATGGGTTGAAGGTTGTCTTAG CCCCTCGCTCCTGGGCCCGCTGCCTCACAGACATGCGTTGGCTGCGGAACCAAGTGATTGCACCCCTGACAGAAGAACTGGTATTCCGGGCCTGCATGCTGCCCATGTTAGCACCATGCACGGGCCTGGGCCCTGCCGTGTTCACCTGCCCACTCTTCTTTGGAGTTG CCCATTTTCACCACATTTTTGAGCAGCTTCGTTTCCGCCAGAGCAGCGTGGGGAGCATCTTCTTGTCTGCAG TGCTGGGGCAGGAAGAGCATGCAGGTGTGGTCACTCGAGGCCTCCCCGTCTCCAGCGTTCCAGTTCTCCTACACAGCTGTCTTCGGTGCCTACACTGCTTTCCTCTTCATCCGAACAG GACACCTGATTGGGCCGGTTCTTTGCCACTCCTTTTGCAATTACATGGGCTTTCCTGCCGTGTGTGCAGCCCTGGAGCATCCGCAGAGGCGGCCCCTGCTGGCAGGCTATGCTCTGGGTGTGGGactcttcctgcttctgctccAGCCCCTCACGGACCCCAAGCTCTACGGCAGCCTTCCCCTTTGTGTGCTTTTGGAGCGGGCAGGGGACTCAGAGGCTCCCCTGTGCTCCTGACCCATGCTCCTGACCCATGCTCCGATGAACTCTCACgggctccccagcccctccccaccaagggGTACTGCAGGGGAGGAGCTGGCTGGGGTCCCCGAGATCTCAGGAATTTTTGTAGGGGATTGAAGCCAGAGCTAGTTGAATCCCAGGGACCAAGAGAAAGGAGCAGATATCCAAAGGGTGCAGCCCCTCTCCAAAGGAGGTTGAGGAACAGCTGGGAGTGA
- the RCE1 gene encoding CAAX prenyl protease 2 isoform X3: MGFRLEGIFPAALLPLLLTMILFLGPLMQLSMDCPCDLADGLKVVLAPRSWARCLTDMRWLRNQVIAPLTEELVFRACMLPMLAPCTGLGPAVFTCPLFFGVAHFHHIFEQLRFRQSSVGSIFLSAVLGQEEHAGVVTRGLPVSSVPVLLHSCLRCLHCFPLHPNRTPDWAGSLPLLLQLHGLSCRVCSPGASAEAAPAGRLCSGCGTLPASAPAPHGPQALRQPSPLCAFGAGRGLRGSPVLLTHAPDPCSDELSRAPQPLPTKGYCRGGAGWGPRDLRNFCRGLKPELVESQGPRERSRYPKGAAPLQRRLRNSWE, encoded by the exons ATGGGCTTCAGGCTGGAGGGCATTTTCCCAGCAGCACTGCTACCCCTGCTGCTGACCATG ATCCTTTTCCTGGGCCCACTGATGCAGCTCTCTATGGATTGCCCATGTGATCTGGCAGATGGGTTGAAGGTTGTCTTAG CCCCTCGCTCCTGGGCCCGCTGCCTCACAGACATGCGTTGGCTGCGGAACCAAGTGATTGCACCCCTGACAGAAGAACTGGTATTCCGGGCCTGCATGCTGCCCATGTTAGCACCATGCACGGGCCTGGGCCCTGCCGTGTTCACCTGCCCACTCTTCTTTGGAGTTG CCCATTTTCACCACATTTTTGAGCAGCTTCGTTTCCGCCAGAGCAGCGTGGGGAGCATCTTCTTGTCTGCAG TGCTGGGGCAGGAAGAGCATGCAGGTGTGGTCACTCGAGGCCTCCCCGTCTCCAGCGTTCCAGTTCTCCTACACAGCTGTCTTCGGTGCCTACACTGCTTTCCTCTTCATCCGAACAG GACACCTGATTGGGCCGGTTCTTTGCCACTCCTTTTGCAATTACATGGGCTTTCCTGCCGTGTGTGCAGCCCTGGAGCATCCGCAGAGGCGGCCCCTGCTGGCAGGCTATGCTCTGGGTGTGGGactcttcctgcttctgctccAGCCCCTCACGGACCCCAAGCTCTACGGCAGCCTTCCCCTTTGTGTGCTTTTGGAGCGGGCAGGGGACTCAGAGGCTCCCCTGTGCTCCTGACCCATGCTCCTGACCCATGCTCCGATGAACTCTCACgggctccccagcccctccccaccaagggGTACTGCAGGGGAGGAGCTGGCTGGGGTCCCCGAGATCTCAGGAATTTTTGTAGGGGATTGAAGCCAGAGCTAGTTGAATCCCAGGGACCAAGAGAAAGGAGCAGATATCCAAAGGGTGCAGCCCCTCTCCAAAGGAGGTTGAGGAACAGCTGGGAGTGA
- the RCE1 gene encoding CAAX prenyl protease 2 isoform X2, producing the protein MAALGGDGLRLLSVSRPERQPESAALGGPGPGLCCWVSVFSCLSLACSYVGSLYVWKSELPRDHPAVIKRRFTSVLVVSSLSPLCVLLWRELTGIQPGTSLLTLMGFRLEGIFPAALLPLLLTMILFLGPLMQLSMDCPCDLADGLKVVLAPRSWARCLTDMRWLRNQVIAPLTEELVFRACMLPMLAPCTGLGPAVFTCPLFFGVAHFHHIFEQLRFRQSSVGSIFLSAAFQFSYTAVFGAYTAFLFIRTGHLIGPVLCHSFCNYMGFPAVCAALEHPQRRPLLAGYALGVGLFLLLLQPLTDPKLYGSLPLCVLLERAGDSEAPLCS; encoded by the exons ATGGCGGCGCTGGGCGGGGATGGGCTGCGCCTGCTGTCGGTATCGCGGCCGGAGCGGCAGCCCGAGTCGGCGGCTCTGGGCGGTCCAGGCCCTGGGCTGTGCTGCTGGGTGTCAGTGTTCTCCTGTCTTAGCCTTGCCTGCTCCTACGTGGGCAGCCTCTACGTCTGGAAGAGTGAGCTGCCCAG GGACCATCCTGCCGTCATCAAGCGGCGTTTCACTAGCGTCTTGGTGGTGTCCAGTCTCTCGCCCCTCTGCGTGCTACTCTGGAGAGAACTCACAGGCATCCAG CCAGGCACATCCCTGCTCACCCTGATGGGCTTCAGGCTGGAGGGCATTTTCCCAGCAGCACTGCTACCCCTGCTGCTGACCATG ATCCTTTTCCTGGGCCCACTGATGCAGCTCTCTATGGATTGCCCATGTGATCTGGCAGATGGGTTGAAGGTTGTCTTAG CCCCTCGCTCCTGGGCCCGCTGCCTCACAGACATGCGTTGGCTGCGGAACCAAGTGATTGCACCCCTGACAGAAGAACTGGTATTCCGGGCCTGCATGCTGCCCATGTTAGCACCATGCACGGGCCTGGGCCCTGCCGTGTTCACCTGCCCACTCTTCTTTGGAGTTG CCCATTTTCACCACATTTTTGAGCAGCTTCGTTTCCGCCAGAGCAGCGTGGGGAGCATCTTCTTGTCTGCAG CGTTCCAGTTCTCCTACACAGCTGTCTTCGGTGCCTACACTGCTTTCCTCTTCATCCGAACAG GACACCTGATTGGGCCGGTTCTTTGCCACTCCTTTTGCAATTACATGGGCTTTCCTGCCGTGTGTGCAGCCCTGGAGCATCCGCAGAGGCGGCCCCTGCTGGCAGGCTATGCTCTGGGTGTGGGactcttcctgcttctgctccAGCCCCTCACGGACCCCAAGCTCTACGGCAGCCTTCCCCTTTGTGTGCTTTTGGAGCGGGCAGGGGACTCAGAGGCTCCCCTGTGCTCCTGA
- the RCE1 gene encoding CAAX prenyl protease 2 isoform X4 translates to MAALGGDGLRLLSVSRPERQPESAALGGPGPGLCCWVSVFSCLSLACSYVGSLYVWKSELPRDHPAVIKRRFTSVLVVSSLSPLCVLLWRELTGIQPGTSLLTLMGFRLEGIFPAALLPLLLTMILFLGPLMQLSMDCPCDLADGLKVVLAPRSWARCLTDMRWLRNQVIAPLTEELVFRACMLPMLAPCTGLGPAVFTCPLFFGVAHFHHIFEQLRFRQSSVGSIFLSAGRACRCGHSRPPRLQRSSSPTQLSSVPTLLSSSSEQDT, encoded by the exons ATGGCGGCGCTGGGCGGGGATGGGCTGCGCCTGCTGTCGGTATCGCGGCCGGAGCGGCAGCCCGAGTCGGCGGCTCTGGGCGGTCCAGGCCCTGGGCTGTGCTGCTGGGTGTCAGTGTTCTCCTGTCTTAGCCTTGCCTGCTCCTACGTGGGCAGCCTCTACGTCTGGAAGAGTGAGCTGCCCAG GGACCATCCTGCCGTCATCAAGCGGCGTTTCACTAGCGTCTTGGTGGTGTCCAGTCTCTCGCCCCTCTGCGTGCTACTCTGGAGAGAACTCACAGGCATCCAG CCAGGCACATCCCTGCTCACCCTGATGGGCTTCAGGCTGGAGGGCATTTTCCCAGCAGCACTGCTACCCCTGCTGCTGACCATG ATCCTTTTCCTGGGCCCACTGATGCAGCTCTCTATGGATTGCCCATGTGATCTGGCAGATGGGTTGAAGGTTGTCTTAG CCCCTCGCTCCTGGGCCCGCTGCCTCACAGACATGCGTTGGCTGCGGAACCAAGTGATTGCACCCCTGACAGAAGAACTGGTATTCCGGGCCTGCATGCTGCCCATGTTAGCACCATGCACGGGCCTGGGCCCTGCCGTGTTCACCTGCCCACTCTTCTTTGGAGTTG CCCATTTTCACCACATTTTTGAGCAGCTTCGTTTCCGCCAGAGCAGCGTGGGGAGCATCTTCTTGTCTGCAG GAAGAGCATGCAGGTGTGGTCACTCGAGGCCTCCCCGTCTCCAGCGTTCCAGTTCTCCTACACAGCTGTCTTCGGTGCCTACACTGCTTTCCTCTTCATCCGAACAG GACACCTGA